ctttttttagaaatttttttaatgttttGGATCGgttttttgttaaaaaaaaaaaaattcaagcTAATTgtcaaaaaaagaaaatattacgTACTAGGTGCTAGATATTTATTGTCTTTATACATGAAGCAGTAAATATACTGTTCTACAATAAAAGAGAGTATAACGTGAATATACCTTGCTAATGAAAATCCCAATTAGATAATTCGTTGTGACTAATTTAAGATCATCGTGTAGATTATACATGAGGTACTAAGCATGAAGGGCACATAACCTTTGTGATGTTAATTaggtgaaaaattttcacttATAGACGACGATGAATTGACTGCTCTTgtccaaaaaataatgtataAATTGCCAAAATTTTAGTCGACATCtaatctttatatttttatattttctatagTTTTAATTCCTACTCAGgtttttatattataaaacaCTAACTAAAAAAGAACTATACCCTAAATTATGACTGACAGTAATACTAATACAAGGGATTCTAATGTCGTACCTTATTCTATATATCTCTCTATAATACCCTGGTTCCTTAATTTATTTGTCTCGCGTAAAAATTTTTgtctaataaaattttatattaatagaatacatattaattgaatttaaataattatttaaccATCACTCTTGATGATTTCACTTTTAATGCTTGCATATTTTAAAGTCCCATACCCTATAAGTCAAATTCTAAAACCCACGCTAGAGCTGATTTGGCGACGCGTTTTATTACCAATTCGAAAaccaaaacaaaaatattattaggaAATTAATGTATTTGATAAACCTTGATAGATCATTTTAAAgtgaaattaaatataaagagAATTTCAGTACATCTATCGAAAGGCAGTTTATATATTAAGGGGAATTTTGACACACTCTGGTTTaaacatttaataatgcaaTTTAAACTAACttcattaattgttttactcctttcttttttacAAGCTACACAAGCgattcatttttatctaaAATCAGGTCAAACAAAATGTATGTTTGAAAACTTATCACAGAATGATTTATTGATAGGAGATTTGGACAGTTCTGTAGAGAGGAAATCAGGTAGCTTAGTCTATGAAGAAGATCCCAACATCGAGTTACAAATTACAGtagaagaaatttttgataattttcatAAAGTGATGGATACTAAAATTGGCAATAATGGTGATTTTACCTTTTCCACAATCGATACTGGTGAACATAGAATCTGTATTACACCAAGCTATCCAATTGATAAAAACGCTCAATTGAGAGTATTTATTGATATGGATATTGGTAATTCAAAAGTTTTAGACTCTAAGAAAACTGGtgatattaaatcattgaaaaatagaGTTAATCAGTTAATCCTAAGATTATCTAATATAAGAGCCGAACAAAGAGTATTCAGAGAAAAAGAAGCtcaatttagaaataaGAGTGAAAGTGCTAATAGTAAGATCACTTTTTGGTCTATTGTTCAAGTGTTGACTCTAATTGCCGTTTGTGTTTTCCAATTACGctatttgaaaaacttTTTTGTCAAAGCCAAAGTTTTgtaatgaaaatatcttATGGGTCGTGACTTCCTTTTAACCAACTGATTTTGTGGTAGAGTTAGTAATCTAATAGGTGTATTGCAttaatattctattttaatcTGCTCTACCAGTAACTGaggaatatatatatatatatatatatatatacctATATACCTCTTTATCTATCTATCTATCTATAAATCACAAAAAGGTATTTAATGTGTACCTGCTTTATTAAAGTATTCagcaatatatatatatatatacattattAGTAACAATTCCTATTAAATTCATCTCATCGCTTTAAATAAgacgaaaaaaaaaaattcatcaaaaaaTACAGCGATGacttaataaattattatatttctgATTGGTATAAACTTATTTATTAGTTAAGTGGTgctattaaaaaaagaataagtTCTaacaatacaaatatatatgggAGATATGAGTATTTCAGTAACGGAGGAGTTAGAGAGAGTTAAGAAGGAGAATGAACTTTTACGTAaggaattaaatgaattaaagaaGGAATCTAAACATGATCACAAAGAATTATCTCTAGAGGAATACCGTAGATATGGTAGACAGATGATTGTGGAAGATTTTGGTGGGCTAGAGGGccaaaaaaagttaaagaaTGCTAACGTTTTAGTTGTAGGTGCTGGTGGTTTAGGATCACCTTCACTACCATATTTGGTTGGTGCAGGTGTTGGTCATATTGGTATTGTTGATAATGATGTTGTCGACTCATCAAATTTACATAGACAAGTATTACATGACACTACAAAGGTTGGAGTATTTAAATGTGAGTCTGCAAAGGAACAATTATCAAAGttaaatccaaatattaaaattgatacTTACTCAGTTAGGTTAGATGCCTTTAATgcatttgaaatattcaaaGATTATGATGTTATACTTGATTGTACTGATACTCCATTAGCAAGATACCTAATCTCAGATGTTGCCGTCAATTTAGGTAAAACTGTTGTATCTGCATCTGGTTTAGGTACTGAGGGCCAAGTTAcgattttaaattttaaaaacataGGCCCTTGCTACAGATGCTTTTACCCAACTCCTCCAAATCCATATGCTGTAAATTCTTGCTCGGAAGGTGGTGTAATTGGCCCGTGTATCGGACTTGTTGGTACCATGATGGCAGTTGAGACCCTTAAAGTTCTTCTGGATATCTatacaattgaaaattttaaaccaTTTTTGATGCTGTATTCTGGTTTTCCAAATCAAAcattaagaaattttaaaatgagAGGCAGACAATCTTCCTGCCAATGCTGTGGAAAAAATCCAactattacaaaaaatacaattgaATCTGgtgaaataaattattcattgtTTTGTGGTAAGAGAAATTATAACGTTTTAGAGGCTCATGAAAGAATGAACGTTTCACAATTTCATGAGAATTATATTGTCAATTCCCCATCTAACCAAGTTATTTTACTGGATGTTAGACCACCACATCATTTTGGTATCTCTCACTTTGATAATGCCATTAATATATCAGTTCCTCAATTAACGAAGTTGAATGGAAGTTTTTcagaattacaaaaaaaattaccatcattaaataaaaacagTGAAGTGGTTGTATTATGTAGATATGGTAATGACTCACAAGTTGCTACAAGGATGCTGAAAGATAATTTTGGTTTAAAAAATGTGAAAGACGTTCAAGGCggtttctttaaatatattgatgatataGATAATTCAATCCCacaatattaaaataaaaattatttaggAGTGacttttttcattaataagtattttcaaaattaattatgtAAAATTCTATAAACGTTTATAAAACTGTCTTTGTAACagaaatattgaagatgatattCAAGAaccaacaaaaaaaaaacagttTAAAGCTGCTTTAGTTGAATAACTGTTAAAGCTTGATCCAAATCGTTTATCAAATCTTGTGTATTTTCACAACCAACAGACACTCGGATGAGAGTTTGTATGATATAAGGATCAGTAAGAGCCCTCCATTCTATTAACGATTCAACACCACCTAAAGAAGTCGCATGAATGAAGTATTTCAATAGATTTGGCAATGCTTTACATTGCTCTTTGTTATGTAAAACTATGGAGAATACTGGTGTATAACCACCTTTCAACTGCTTTTTTACAAAATCTTCTTTTTGTAATGATGAATGATATATctcttttaaaactttattgaatttatgTCTATTGTCATTCAAGAATTTGACTATCTGTGTAGCAGAAGTTGATTGTTTCAATATTCTCATTTCAAAAGTTCTTAACGATCTCAAAAGTAAATAACTTTCAAGGTTAGCTATATTAGTACCTAGATAAATCCTGTCTTCCCTTAAATCCTTGgcaatattttcatctttaacaACTAATACTCCACTTAATAAATCAGAATGACCGCCAAAAAATTTAGTTGCAGAATGCATAACAATATCAACATCAAAATCCCAAACATATTGCAAAGGTGGAGGGGCAAATGTTGAATCTATCATTACCAAAACTCCCTTTGAATGGGctttttttacaaattcttcaatatcatAAGAAGTACCATAGGGATTTACAGGACTCTCCAAATGAACTATATCGCCTTTTTGAGCGAATTCCTCGATCTCTTTATGAGTATGTTTTTTGAGAGTGCCATTACGTTCCAAAATATTGACTGCAGCTGTACATCCATGATAATTTTGACCTAAAAATACTCTTTTAGGGTTAAAATAAGTCATGGCAGCAAAAAATGCACTGACACCTGAATTATAGATAACAGCATTCCCATCCAATATCTTTGAAAATAAGGTTTCTAGACGACTAGAGTTTGGGTGGGCCAATCTTGAATAGATTGGTTTAGTTTCCATGAAGGAGAGATCCCCCCTCTCATTCCATGGaattaaatcttcattatcatatCGAAATGTAGTGGCAATATTAATGGGCGGTGCAACATCAGTAACCCTGTTGTTTACATCATCACCATGAATTAAAAGAGTTTCAAGGTCTGGCTCGCTATTAATTGCCATAATAGTAAAATGATGGAAGTTTCACTTAATATACGCTTTCTAAAGTGacttaattaataaatctacAATCAGATCCAGATCTCATGCTAAACGCGTTCTGGCAtgcaaatatatattttcatgtAATTCTTTAACCAGAACAATTACTTTCTAGACATACTTTCGACTCCGAAAATCACCCTGGATTATATAATGTCGTTCACTTCACGTGCAACTCTTTACCACAGTtttgatataattaaaGGAGTCACACTTGCGGCTACTATTAAGTAATatataagaatattaatatagCTCCAATATAAATACCTCTATGAGATGCATATTGCTAGAGCATTTCGTTTCTTTCAGATTTGTAAGcaattgaaagaaattgaCTACTCTTACAATTTTGAGACTTGCTGGAGTGGCGATATTCCAAGTTTTCTATCCAACGTTGTTGGATATATTTATCACCAGCaaagataaataatagTTTATATAAGTCGTTATTACCTCTATTAACACT
This genomic stretch from Henningerozyma blattae CBS 6284 chromosome 1, complete genome harbors:
- the ERP5 gene encoding Erp5p (similar to Saccharomyces cerevisiae ERP5 (YHR110W); ancestral locus Anc_5.420); its protein translation is MQFKLTSLIVLLLSFLQATQAIHFYLKSGQTKCMFENLSQNDLLIGDLDSSVERKSGSLVYEEDPNIELQITVEEIFDNFHKVMDTKIGNNGDFTFSTIDTGEHRICITPSYPIDKNAQLRVFIDMDIGNSKVLDSKKTGDIKSLKNRVNQLILRLSNIRAEQRVFREKEAQFRNKSESANSKITFWSIVQVLTLIAVCVFQLRYLKNFFVKAKVL
- the UBA4 gene encoding Uba4p (similar to Saccharomyces cerevisiae UBA4 (YHR111W); ancestral locus Anc_5.421), giving the protein MGDMSISVTEELERVKKENELLRKELNELKKESKHDHKELSLEEYRRYGRQMIVEDFGGLEGQKKLKNANVLVVGAGGLGSPSLPYLVGAGVGHIGIVDNDVVDSSNLHRQVLHDTTKVGVFKCESAKEQLSKLNPNIKIDTYSVRLDAFNAFEIFKDYDVILDCTDTPLARYLISDVAVNLGKTVVSASGLGTEGQVTILNFKNIGPCYRCFYPTPPNPYAVNSCSEGGVIGPCIGLVGTMMAVETLKVLLDIYTIENFKPFLMLYSGFPNQTLRNFKMRGRQSSCQCCGKNPTITKNTIESGEINYSLFCGKRNYNVLEAHERMNVSQFHENYIVNSPSNQVILLDVRPPHHFGISHFDNAINISVPQLTKLNGSFSELQKKLPSLNKNSEVVVLCRYGNDSQVATRMLKDNFGLKNVKDVQGGFFKYIDDIDNSIPQY
- the TBLA0A03680 gene encoding putative cystathionine beta-lyase (similar to Saccharomyces cerevisiae YHR112C; ancestral locus Anc_5.423) — translated: MAINSEPDLETLLIHGDDVNNRVTDVAPPINIATTFRYDNEDLIPWNERGDLSFMETKPIYSRLAHPNSSRLETLFSKILDGNAVIYNSGVSAFFAAMTYFNPKRVFLGQNYHGCTAAVNILERNGTLKKHTHKEIEEFAQKGDIVHLESPVNPYGTSYDIEEFVKKAHSKGVLVMIDSTFAPPPLQYVWDFDVDIVMHSATKFFGGHSDLLSGVLVVKDENIAKDLREDRIYLGTNIANLESYLLLRSLRTFEMRILKQSTSATQIVKFLNDNRHKFNKVLKEIYHSSLQKEDFVKKQLKGGYTPVFSIVLHNKEQCKALPNLLKYFIHATSLGGVESLIEWRALTDPYIIQTLIRVSVGCENTQDLINDLDQALTVIQLKQL